GCGGAGCGACCGGAGTCCGTCCTGGATCAGCGACTCGCTCTCGCTGTCGAGGCTGGAGGTCGCCTCGTCGAGGATCAGGATCCGGGGGTCGGCCAGGATGGCGCGTCCGATCGCGATCCGCTGACGCTGGCCGCCCGACAGCCTGACGCCTCGCTCACCCACGACCGTGTCGTACTTGTCCGGGAACATCTGGATGAACGGGTCGCAGTGTGCGATTCGGCTGACGGCCAGGATCTCCTCACGCGTCGAGCGCGGGCGGGCGTACGCGATGTTCTCCGCAATCGTGCCGTCGAACAGGAAGTTCTCCTGCAGCACCACGCCGAGGTTGGCCCGGTAGTCGCGCAGGCGGATGCTGGCGAGGTCCACGCCATCGACGCGCACGCGGCCTGCCTTGGGCTGGTTGAACGCCATGACGAGGCTGATGATCGTGCTCTTGCCGGATCCACTCGACCCGACCAGCGCGGTCGTGGACCCGGCCGGCGCGGTGAACGTGACGCCGCGAAGCACGGGGACTCCCTCGGTGTATTCGAAGCTCACCTCGTCGAAATCGACCCGGCCGCCGAGCACCGGGAGCGCCTGTCGTCCTTCGTCCTCCTGGCCCTCCGTCGTCATGGTGCGGATCTCACGGATTCGGTCCAGGCCGGCGAAGGCCTCGCTCACCTGCGTGCCGATCGAGGCGATCTGCACGAGCGGTGCCGCCACGAGGCCGATGAAGAACAGGTACATGATGAAATCGCCGAGCGTCATCGTCCCGGCCAGGATCGCGCGTCCGCCAACCACGATCATGATCACGCCGATCGCACCGATGACGACCGTCGAGAACGCCGTAATCGCCGAGACGCCGGTAATCGACCGTGCCACGTTCCGGAACAGCCGGTGCGCGCCGCGCGTGAAGACGATCTCCTCGCGCTTCTCGGCGACGTAGGACTTGACGATCCGGATGCCGCCCAGCGTCTCGCCGAGGCGCCCCGTCACCTCCGCGTTGATCTTGCCGCGCTCACGGAACAGCGGCCGGAGACGCATGAACGCCAGGGCCATCCCTGCGCCGAACGACAGGAGCACGACCAGCGTCAGTGTCGTCAGGCGCCAGTTGAGGTAGAACAGCACGCCGAGCGCGATGGCCGCGGTCACCAGGCCGCCAATCAGCTGCACGAGGCCGTTCCCCACGAGGTTCCGGATCCCCTCGGCGTCGGTCATGATCCGCGAGATGAGCACGCCCGCCTTGGTGGAGTCGAAGTAGTTGATTGGCAGCCGCAGGACGTGCGCCTGCACCGTCCGACGCATGTCGGTGATCGCCCGCTGGGCGGCCACGCCAAGCACCTGCGACAGCGCGAACGACGTGGCGGCCTGGACGACCGTCGCGCTGCCGGCCGCCAGCGCCAGCCCCACGAGCAGGTCACCCCGGTGCTTCCCCACCACATCGTCGATCAGGTACTTCGACGTGGCGGGAAGCACGAGTCCGGCGAGTCGGTTGACGAGCAGCAGTGCGAGGCCGAGCGCGAGGCGCCTTCGATGAGCCCAGACGAGATCGCGGGCTTCACGCCAGACCAGGGACAAGGAAAGCGGCTTCTTGGGAGCGTCGTCCATGGATCCGACTCTACCATCTTTCGTTTTGGTCGCCGTCGGCTGCGGCTCAGGAGTAAGATGAGCGAAACGGACAGTCGTGGAGATTTTGCGGTCATGGGGTACGTGTCGCTTCGTCTGTTGGAGCCCGAGGAGCGCCGCGCGGAGCGGCTCGTCGTGCTGCTCATCCGCCCCTCACGCTACGACGACGAAGGCTACGTGGTGCGTCATTTCCGCGGCACGCTGCCGAGCAACACGCTCAGCTGCCTGAACAGCCTCACCGAGGACGCCGTCCGGCAGGGCGCGTTGGGTGAGGTCGAGACTCAGGTCGAGGTTCTCGACGAGATCGTCACGCGCGTGGACCCCGCCCGCCTCGCCCGTCGGTTCGCGAGGCCCGGCACGCGGATTCTGGTGGGCCTGGCAGGCGTCCAGACCAATCAGTTTCCGCGCGCGATGGACCTGGCGCGCCAGTTTCGAGCGCACGGGTGCGCCGTCATGATTGGCGGGTTCCACGTCAGTGGCTCGATCGCGATGTCAGGCGCGATGCCGCCCGAATGCCAGGCGATGGTCGACGAGGGGGTCACGCTCGTCCTCGGCGAAGTGGAGGGACGATGGGCGGACATCCTGCGCGATGCCGCGTCCGGTCGCCTCCAACCCGTCTACGATTTCCTTCAGAATCGGCCGGACCTCCACGACAAACCGCTGCCACGAGCGTCGCTCCGCACGCAGCGCCAGTTCGTGCTCAAGGGCAGCGGCACGATTGACGCGGGTCGCGGATGTCCGTTCGCCTGCTCGTTCTGCACGATCATCAACGTGCAGGGCCGGAAGATGCGCTGCCGCAGCGCGGAACAGATCCTGGCGCAGATCCGCGAGAACTACACCATCGACGGGCGCCCGGGTGTGCGCCACTACTTCTTCACCGACGACAACTTCTCGCGAAACCCCGAGTGGGAGGCGATCTTCAACGGCCTGATCGCCATGCGCGAGGACGAGGGCATGGCGATCGACTTCATGATGCAGGTGGACGTCCTCGCGCCGCGCGTGCCGCACTTCGTCGAGAAGGCCGCACGGAGCGGCTGCGTGCAGGTGTTCATCGGGATGGAGACGATTCGCGATGACAATCTGGACGCGGGCGGCAAACGCCAGAACAAGGCGGCGGACTACCGCGAGATGATCGCGACCTGGCACGAGGTCGGAGTCGTGTGTCATGTGGGCTATATCATCGGCTTCCCGCACGACACCTACGAGCGGGTGATGGAGGACGTCCGCACGCTGCGCGACGACCTGCTGGTGGACCAGGCGTCGTTCTTCGTCCTCACGCCGCTCCCCGGCTCGGAGGACCACCGTCGTGCGTGCCTGACCGGCGTCGCCATGGATCCGGACTACAACCAGTTCGACTCGTTCCGCCCGACGACGCCACATCCGCTCATGAGCCCGAGCGAGTGGATGCGGGCGTACCGCGACGCGTGGACCGAGTTCTACTCGTTCGACCAGATGCGCCGGACGCTGCTCCGCCAGAACCCGCACACCTACTGGGGCGTGCTGAAGAACCTGATCTGGTATCGCGCCGGGATGAGCGAGCAGGCCCATCCGATGGTGACCGGGTTCTTCAGGCTCAAGGATCGCACGTCGCGACGGGCCACGTTCCCCGTCGAGGGCCGATGGGCGTTCGCGCGCCGCCGGATCGGAGAGGTCGGCCGCCAATTGCGCGACTACGCGAAGATCTATCTCGAGATGCAGGAACTGTGGCTCCTGACGCGCATCCGCCGCGACGACTACGCGTTCCTCGGCGACCTGCGGAAGCTCGCGTCGCGTTCGACGCAGGACGTGAAGATGAACTGGGTTCGTGTGCACGCCGTCGTGTCCGAGCGTCTGGCCTCGGCCCGCGAGTCGCTCGGATCGGTGGCGCCGTTCGACCGCGGTCCGATGCTGGCCAGGCTCGAGACGATGCGCCAGATGATCGGCACACGCGCCGACATGCTGGGCCAACAGGCATCCGCGCTCAGCGCGAGCGTCGGGGGACACGCGGATGTGCTGCGGGCGTCCGTGGGGACGTCCTGGGCTGCGGCCGGCCGGAAGATCACCGCGGGCAAGGACGCGGCTCAGGCAATGCTCGCGGACCTCCACCTGCGGCGCCTGCCGCCGGTCGAGCGCCCCACGCTTCCCCGCCGGATCCTCTCACGCCTGAATGTCCTCTCCATGGAGCGCCTGGAAGCCCACCGGAATCTGCGCGAGTACTGGGAGCGGACGTGGTCGGCCACCCTGCACCTGAAGTTCTGGAAGGTCAACCCGATCGAGGCGAGTTGGCACCTCGCGCGCGACACCAGGCAGGCGTTCATCTTCCTGCTGGCGATGTTGGCGGAGAAATACTGAGAGACGCGCTGGGTGCGAAGCGCTGAGTGCTGGCCCGCCGCCTCCGACCCGGACTATGATCGCCGTCAATCGTGCTCCGCGTTCCCCGACTCCTCTCGCCCGTGTTCGACTTCATTCACCGCCACGAGCACCTGCTCTGGGGGCTTCACAGCCTCTGGGCGCTTGCGCTCGGAATCGGTGTCATGTGGGTGGGCGCACACAACTACGCCTGGCTCCGCGTCACGCTCTTCTACGTGGCGTTCCTGTGGGTCACGAGCCTGTTCGTACCCGCCCTCGTCGATCGCCCCGGGATGGGCACGAAATGGCGCGGCCGCCTGCGCCTCGTCATCAACTACTTCAGCAAGAACTTCTACCAGCAGCTCTTGTTCTTCCTGTTGCCGATCTACTACGCGAGCGCCTCGGCCTGGTCCGCAAACCTGGTGTTCGTCGGCTTTCTCGGTGCTTCAGCGCTCGTCTCCACGCTCGACGTCGTCTACGACCGGCACCTGTCGGTGCGTCGCGGACTGGTGGCAGTCTTCTTCGCGTTCAACCTGTTCGCGTGCATCAACGTGATGCTGCCAACGCTGTGGAGCATCAGCAACCGAACGGCTGTTCCCGTCAGCGCAGGCCTCGCGATCGTGGCGTTCGCCTCGA
This Vicinamibacterales bacterium DNA region includes the following protein-coding sequences:
- a CDS encoding ABC transporter ATP-binding protein; this encodes MDDAPKKPLSLSLVWREARDLVWAHRRRLALGLALLLVNRLAGLVLPATSKYLIDDVVGKHRGDLLVGLALAAGSATVVQAATSFALSQVLGVAAQRAITDMRRTVQAHVLRLPINYFDSTKAGVLISRIMTDAEGIRNLVGNGLVQLIGGLVTAAIALGVLFYLNWRLTTLTLVVLLSFGAGMALAFMRLRPLFRERGKINAEVTGRLGETLGGIRIVKSYVAEKREEIVFTRGAHRLFRNVARSITGVSAITAFSTVVIGAIGVIMIVVGGRAILAGTMTLGDFIMYLFFIGLVAAPLVQIASIGTQVSEAFAGLDRIREIRTMTTEGQEDEGRQALPVLGGRVDFDEVSFEYTEGVPVLRGVTFTAPAGSTTALVGSSGSGKSTIISLVMAFNQPKAGRVRVDGVDLASIRLRDYRANLGVVLQENFLFDGTIAENIAYARPRSTREEILAVSRIAHCDPFIQMFPDKYDTVVGERGVRLSGGQRQRIAIGRAILADPRILILDEATSSLDSESESLIQDGLRSLRRGRTTFVIAHRLSTIRSADQILVIEAGEIVERGTHDELLAANGRYRQLYDKQYQLELDRFINPGEEFPPEAAGAERRE
- a CDS encoding radical SAM protein codes for the protein MSETDSRGDFAVMGYVSLRLLEPEERRAERLVVLLIRPSRYDDEGYVVRHFRGTLPSNTLSCLNSLTEDAVRQGALGEVETQVEVLDEIVTRVDPARLARRFARPGTRILVGLAGVQTNQFPRAMDLARQFRAHGCAVMIGGFHVSGSIAMSGAMPPECQAMVDEGVTLVLGEVEGRWADILRDAASGRLQPVYDFLQNRPDLHDKPLPRASLRTQRQFVLKGSGTIDAGRGCPFACSFCTIINVQGRKMRCRSAEQILAQIRENYTIDGRPGVRHYFFTDDNFSRNPEWEAIFNGLIAMREDEGMAIDFMMQVDVLAPRVPHFVEKAARSGCVQVFIGMETIRDDNLDAGGKRQNKAADYREMIATWHEVGVVCHVGYIIGFPHDTYERVMEDVRTLRDDLLVDQASFFVLTPLPGSEDHRRACLTGVAMDPDYNQFDSFRPTTPHPLMSPSEWMRAYRDAWTEFYSFDQMRRTLLRQNPHTYWGVLKNLIWYRAGMSEQAHPMVTGFFRLKDRTSRRATFPVEGRWAFARRRIGEVGRQLRDYAKIYLEMQELWLLTRIRRDDYAFLGDLRKLASRSTQDVKMNWVRVHAVVSERLASARESLGSVAPFDRGPMLARLETMRQMIGTRADMLGQQASALSASVGGHADVLRASVGTSWAAAGRKITAGKDAAQAMLADLHLRRLPPVERPTLPRRILSRLNVLSMERLEAHRNLREYWERTWSATLHLKFWKVNPIEASWHLARDTRQAFIFLLAMLAEKY
- a CDS encoding DUF5924 family protein, which produces MLRVPRLLSPVFDFIHRHEHLLWGLHSLWALALGIGVMWVGAHNYAWLRVTLFYVAFLWVTSLFVPALVDRPGMGTKWRGRLRLVINYFSKNFYQQLLFFLLPIYYASASAWSANLVFVGFLGASALVSTLDVVYDRHLSVRRGLVAVFFAFNLFACINVMLPTLWSISNRTAVPVSAGLAIVAFASIRYRLRELAPFHVRLQIGLAGIVLILLVALGRPLIPPAPLRLLRTDFGQAIDRRALQIANPMDAVPLVATGRVYALTAIYAPLGLRDRMGHRWYQDGRLVYASPFYELTGGRKEGFRLWTSAPVKGVTEGTVVRVDVTTEAGQLVGRAEIRGRDAGDPNLPPAVR